In Elephas maximus indicus isolate mEleMax1 chromosome 16, mEleMax1 primary haplotype, whole genome shotgun sequence, the sequence CTTTTATAATTTGTCTTCTGATTTGCTCCTTCAATCTGTAATTTTCTCTGTACCCAAAGTCTTGCTATCTTCCAGTGGTGTTTATAAACACAAAGTTAGTCACTTTACTCCTAATTTAAATCCTCTAATAGTTTTAAAAGGAGCCCCGgttacgcagtggttaagcacttggctgctaaccaaaaggttggtggttcgaacccaccagtggttcctcaagagaaagatgtggccatctacttccatagagattacagccttagaaactctgtggggcatttccGCTTTGTCCTGtcgggtctctctgagtcagaatcagctcgacagcacacAGCACACACTAGCTGTTCTTTAAATTCTCAGTGTTACCCAACGAGCCCTTCATCCTAGCTCCTCTCTTCCTCTCCAGGGCACATTCTTTACCACTTTTACCTGTATTATATCCTTCATGAGAAGCTTCTTGTCATTTTCCTAAGCATGTCATTTTCTCTCTCCACATTTCACTTATTTCTTTCTGTCATTTTCTCCCAGAACTCTTCTCCAAGGCCTTCTAGTTTGGGTGAAGCACCCCATCCAGTGCACCTGTGCATACATCTGTCACAGCACAAACATTGTGTTATCTTTGTTGACATACTTGTGTGTCTTCCCATCAGGCTCTAGCTTGTTAAGTAAAAGGATTTCAGTTTTTCTCCTTGTATCCCCAATACCTGTTAGAGTAGATTACCAATTAAATGCaactttaattaaataaaatggaGTAAAGTGAAATGAAATGTTATTTGTGACAAGGATGTAGGATTCATAGCCTTCTGCAGGATTAGGGAAGGAATACTTTTACTGACTACACTTAAGAAAACAGGGAATTCCTGTCTTATGTACCcaagccttctctctctctgacatTAACCTAAAGGGTATGACTATAAGGATAAGAAGCTTAACACTTCCTAGTTAGTAAGTCTTCAGCCTGTAGCCACTCCTGAAATCTTAAATCTATTCATTTGTATCACTGAATTCTCTTGTTCCCTAGGAGACCTGAATGGAAATTCTGAGGAGACTCTTCAAGAGAAAGGACTTAGGCATCTTTTACATGAAGAGCTTTCCTGCTGGCCAATTTTGGAAAAGACGGCCCAAACAGTACCTGGGAGTCAGGATTATACCATGACTCTCCGGGAGGAAGTGTATGGAGACTCAGACCTACATCTTGCCCCTTGTCAAAGGTAGAGAGAAGCTTTTTCTCATATTTCCAGAAATAAGAACGTGGTGACTCTTCAAAGTGATGATTTAAAAAACATGGAAAGTAAAGAATATCTGTCTTTGAAAGTCCCAAGCCAAATGCCCACACAAGACTCTTTGGTGAAGTTCTGTAAGAATGAGCCACAGAATTCTAAGGAAAGCAAAAGTCTCTTTGTAACGGAAGAAAGCACTGAGAGAAAAGTGATATGGGGGGAAAGTCCTCCCATGGACCATTGTTCAGACAGCCTTCAAGTTAAACTTCTGTCAGGTGTAACAGAACTGGTCCCTCCATTATTCAGTGGTGAGGCAATCTGCCAAAACGGCCAGTTGAAAGAATCCTTGGATCCCTTTGACTATAACCATAAAGACATTTATGGTTGTAAATCACAGTTTGTTAGTTATTGTCATCAGAAAGCTCATACAAGTGAGAAACCTTGTAACTGTAATGACTGTAAAAAAATACTTAAGACCAGCCCAAATGTTCGTCCATATGAGAGAATCCactcagaagagaaactacataaATGTGTTCGTCAGAGTTCAGAACTACTACATCATCAGAGAAACCACACAGAAGAAAAACCCTATAAATGTGAGCAGTGTGGGAAGGGCTTCACAAGGAGCTCGAGTCTCCTCATTCATCAAGCAGTCCATACTGATGAGAAACCTTATAAGTGTGACAAGTGTGGGAAGGGATTCACAAGAAGCTCAAGTCTCCTCATTCATCATGCAGTTCATACAGGTGAGAAACCTTATAAATGTGACAAGTGTGGAAAGGGCTTTAGTCAGAGCTCCAAACTGCACATCCATCAGCGAGTACACACTGGAGAGAAGCCCTATGAGTGTGGGGAGTGCGGTATGAGCTTCAGTCAGCGCTCTAACCTACACATCCACCAGCGCATCCACACAGGAGAGAGGCCCTACAAGTGTGGAGACTGCGGAAAGGGCTTCAGTCAGAGTTCAAACCTTCATATTCATCGGTGCATACACACCGGAGAGAAGCCTTATCAATGCTATGAGTGTGGGAAAGGCTTCAGTCAGAGTTCAGATCTTCGCATCCATCTCCGAGTCCACACTGGAGAGAAGCCCTATCATTGTGGCAAGTGTGGGAAAGGATTTAGTCAGAGTTCCAAACTCCTCATTCATCAGAGAGTACATACTGGAGAGAAGCCCTACGAGTGCAGCAAATGTGGAAAGGGCTTCAGCCAGAGTTCCAACCTTCACATCCACCAGCGGGTTCACAGAAAAGATACCTGTTAAATGATGGGAGCCCACTCAGGTCTGCAGTCAGAGTGCTTGTCCTGTAAAgactgttaaatatttttaacagCACTTTTACCTTTATAGTCTACAAAGGAGAGAAATAGTAAAGATTATTCAGATATGCTCCCCCACTGAAAAGCATTcgtttattttaaaagtatttaaatACCAACCTTTTTTTATGCTATACAAAGAGTGGATTGCTCTGACTCCTCAGATGCAGAGTGAAAACATCTGTACTTTATAATTCAGCCAGTGTTATTAGAACTACACTCCTGCCCAGTATTTCTAACCACAAGTACTTTATATTTGTCCAACCAGGACATGGTTCCCTTGCTGACATTCTCTAACAAATGGGAACTCTGATGTCTCTTCAAATCACGTGCCTTGTGTTTTTCTGTACTTCTTTCTGGCCCTGAGTAGCTCTCTCTAAACTGATTGTATCATATGCCAGTTTTAGGCTGAGGGGGTGGCTGGTAGTATGATGGACATGGAAA encodes:
- the ZNF239 gene encoding LOW QUALITY PROTEIN: zinc finger protein 239 (The sequence of the model RefSeq protein was modified relative to this genomic sequence to represent the inferred CDS: substituted 1 base at 1 genomic stop codon), producing the protein MITGTYYEEVLRELETALPPSANIAKSRAGRPETAVSHPPAEPGTQSQEGPEVGWPDRGLLGLVVRGPRGGRGSVSGIRRFPVSGSTWESSSGRDVGVAAGVGLGRGHRAAGRVPAAARVAARGCRAFAPPGPGRGHTWARALRLGAGGGSAGPSARRAEPWPWPAWGPELCLSLKGGNDQVSGDLNGNSEETLQEKGLRHLLHEELSCWPILEKTAQTVPGSQDYTMTLREEVYGDSDLHLAPCQRXREAFSHISRNKNVVTLQSDDLKNMESKEYLSLKVPSQMPTQDSLVKFCKNEPQNSKESKSLFVTEESTERKVIWGESPPMDHCSDSLQVKLLSGVTELVPPLFSGEAICQNGQLKESLDPFDYNHKDIYGCKSQFVSYCHQKAHTSEKPCNCNDCKKILKTSPNVRPYERIHSEEKLHKCVRQSSELLHHQRNHTEEKPYKCEQCGKGFTRSSSLLIHQAVHTDEKPYKCDKCGKGFTRSSSLLIHHAVHTGEKPYKCDKCGKGFSQSSKLHIHQRVHTGEKPYECGECGMSFSQRSNLHIHQRIHTGERPYKCGDCGKGFSQSSNLHIHRCIHTGEKPYQCYECGKGFSQSSDLRIHLRVHTGEKPYHCGKCGKGFSQSSKLLIHQRVHTGEKPYECSKCGKGFSQSSNLHIHQRVHRKDTC